A genomic window from Acinetobacter chinensis includes:
- a CDS encoding LysR family transcriptional regulator has product MKSTFEELQAFVTIVDSGSIVAAAEHLSQTTSGVSRALSRLETKLKVTLIERTTRKLKLTQEGQLFLEKARKILHDLAEAEDLLQKSDEDISGLIRVDSATPFILHVIVPLMHEFMQKYPKIEIELNNHDQIIDLLEHKTDVAIRFGELNDSSLHAKLLCRSRLYLVASAEYIEQHGRPSKTEELVEHSLIGFSQSLHLNTWPVELNGMPYTARPAIKASNGETVRQLALEGLGITCLSRFLVQDDLNSGRLVALLEDQIKIEYQKIHVVYYQREHLPKRVRLFIEFLAEKLKSYL; this is encoded by the coding sequence ATGAAATCAACATTTGAAGAATTACAGGCTTTCGTAACTATCGTGGACAGTGGTTCGATTGTTGCTGCTGCGGAGCATCTGAGCCAGACAACTTCTGGTGTAAGTCGTGCTTTAAGCCGACTGGAAACCAAACTGAAAGTGACTCTGATTGAGCGTACAACCCGAAAACTGAAACTGACTCAGGAAGGGCAGCTGTTTCTTGAAAAAGCACGTAAAATTTTACATGATCTGGCAGAAGCTGAAGATTTATTGCAGAAATCGGATGAGGATATTTCAGGGCTGATTCGGGTGGATTCCGCTACGCCATTCATTCTGCATGTCATTGTGCCGCTGATGCATGAATTTATGCAGAAATATCCAAAAATTGAAATTGAACTGAATAATCATGATCAGATCATTGATTTACTGGAACATAAAACAGACGTTGCGATTCGTTTTGGTGAACTGAATGATTCAAGTTTACATGCAAAGCTGTTGTGCAGAAGCAGACTTTATCTGGTTGCAAGTGCTGAATATATAGAGCAGCATGGGCGTCCTTCAAAAACAGAAGAGCTTGTTGAGCATTCTCTGATTGGTTTCAGTCAGTCTCTGCATCTGAATACCTGGCCTGTTGAGTTAAACGGTATGCCATATACAGCACGACCTGCGATTAAAGCTTCAAATGGTGAAACAGTACGTCAGCTTGCCTTGGAAGGACTGGGGATCACATGTCTGTCACGCTTTCTGGTACAGGATGACTTAAACTCAGGCAGATTGGTCGCATTGCTTGAAGATCAGATCAAAATTGAATATCAAAAAATACATGTTGTGTATTATCAGCGTGAACATTTACCGAAAAGAGTGCGGTTGTTTATTGAATTTCTCGCTGAAAAACTGAAATCCTATCTGTAA
- a CDS encoding internalin, with protein MNKKLLICGAIATALLFTACVKKETPKDDEQEQVENQQAAASEPAQFEPLESVDPEPAAEIPEHVEVERHETENTTTEIRRETRPAQTEANAAEQTRPTVKAEAVKAEDKPTQAIQPKPNNSGAQTEDDAVAAAIAAATPALDN; from the coding sequence ATGAATAAGAAACTTTTAATTTGTGGCGCAATTGCCACGGCTCTTCTTTTTACAGCATGTGTTAAGAAAGAGACACCTAAGGATGACGAACAGGAACAGGTTGAAAATCAACAGGCTGCTGCTTCTGAACCTGCTCAGTTTGAACCGCTTGAATCTGTAGACCCGGAACCTGCTGCTGAGATTCCTGAGCATGTAGAAGTGGAACGTCATGAAACTGAAAACACGACAACTGAAATCCGTCGTGAAACACGACCTGCACAAACAGAAGCCAATGCAGCTGAGCAGACAAGACCTACTGTAAAAGCTGAAGCTGTTAAAGCAGAAGACAAACCAACTCAGGCGATACAACCTAAACCAAACAATTCAGGTGCTCAGACTGAGGATGATGCTGTCGCTGCTGCAATTGCTGCTGCAACACCTGCACTGGATAACTGA